CGGTCTCGGTGGTCTCGCTCTCGGTCTCAGTTGTCTCGTCAGCCACGTGCGTCCCGTTTCGGGTCCGGCGCCCTGCCGTTTCGGAAGGGCGGTGTCTGCCTGCCGGGTCGAACACCGTTTCGGTGATCAGCCCTCTGACAGGGATGATAGCTGAAAGACATGGATCAACCGCAACCCATACCCTGAACGCATAGATCATCTGGGGGCCGCCATGGGGATGAGTCCGAGCGAAACCGAGGAAAAGGCGAGCGAACTGTTCGAACTCCGGCAGTCGGAGCGCCGGGATCTTGACCGCAAGCGCGCCTACCTTCGGGGCGACCCTGAGCTGACGTGGCTGCCAGCCAACACCCCTCGTGAGCTGCAGGCGCTGGCGCGCATGAGCCGGGTCAACCTGTGCGAACTCGCGGTGAAGGCCACCTCGCAGCAGATGTTCGTGGACGGCTATACCTCCGAGAACAAGGCCGGCGCCAGTCAGGTGTGGCGGCAGTGGCAGTCCAACCGGTGGGACCGCAAACAGATCGGCGTCAACCGGGCGATCGGCGGCTACGGCGTCGCCTACGGCATTGCGCTGCCCTCGGACAGCAGCGACACCGCGGTGATGCGGGCGCTGTCACCTCGGCAGATAACCGTGGCCTATGGGGACGACGACGACTGGCCCGACTATGGGCTGGAGATGCGGCCCGACAAGACGTGGCGCCTCGTGGACGAGGAGAACGTCTACAAGATGCGGCGCACCACCCGCGGCCGCCGCTCCTCCGACGGCAAACGTTCCATCACCTTCGAGTACGTGGAGGAGACGCCGCACGAGCAAGACGTGTGCCCGGTGGTGCGCTACCTCGCCGAGGAGGACCTCGACGACCCCGTGCGCGGCGACGTCGAGGCCGTCATGCCGCTGCAGGACCAGATCAATCTGATCACCTTCCACCTTCTGGTGGCCGAGCACTACGGCGCCCACGGCCGCAAGATCTTCATCGGCCAGATGGTCGAGCAGCTGGAGGAGCAGCTGCGCGCCTCCGCGTCCTCCAGCCTGACGGTGCGCGCGAAGCCCAGCGACTTCGACGTCAAAGAGGTGTCCCAGGTCCAGCTGGACGGGTTCATCGACTCTCGGGAGTCGGCGGTGCGTTACATGTCGGCGCTCTCCCAGACCCCCACCCACGAACTGCTGGGCAACCTCGCCAACATCAGCGCGGAGGCGCTGGTGGAGTCCAAGGAGTCCAACGCCCGCAAGGTTCGTGAACGCCAGATCATCGTGGGCGAGGGGCACGAGCAGCTGCTGGGTCAGGCCGGCCGCCTCGTGGGTGTCGAGGTCGACCCGGGGGCGCGGGTGCGGTGGAAGCCGACCCTGGACCAGCGCGCGATGCGGTTCGTGGAACTGCTGGGCACCATCGCCGGAAAGCTCGGAGTGCCCAAGAAGGCGCTATGGCACGAGCTGCCGTTCAGCGACGACACCATCAAGGAGTGGGAGGAGATGGCCGAGGAGCAGGCCGCGGCCGCGCCGCCCCCGCCGCAGCGCGAGCAGCAGGACCAGCCCGAGGGCGACCAGCGCAACAACCTGGCAGCGGTCTGACCTCAACCGGGATGGACCTTGGCGGCGATACTCCGCCGCATCCTTCGGAGCCACCCCTCCTTTTCCGGCACGGCCGGCGCATCCGGTCGGCCGGGCCGCTGCCACGCTCTGAGACTCGACCGGTCAAGGTACGGCGGTTCCTTATCGACAGGGGGCGGGCTGTCGTGCAGCACGGATTCGACGGTTTCCCGAACATGTTCGAGCCATTGAGTGACGTCGGCGCGAACGCGCGCGAGCATATCCGGTTCGGCG
This is a stretch of genomic DNA from Streptomonospora litoralis. It encodes these proteins:
- a CDS encoding phage portal protein produces the protein MSPSETEEKASELFELRQSERRDLDRKRAYLRGDPELTWLPANTPRELQALARMSRVNLCELAVKATSQQMFVDGYTSENKAGASQVWRQWQSNRWDRKQIGVNRAIGGYGVAYGIALPSDSSDTAVMRALSPRQITVAYGDDDDWPDYGLEMRPDKTWRLVDEENVYKMRRTTRGRRSSDGKRSITFEYVEETPHEQDVCPVVRYLAEEDLDDPVRGDVEAVMPLQDQINLITFHLLVAEHYGAHGRKIFIGQMVEQLEEQLRASASSSLTVRAKPSDFDVKEVSQVQLDGFIDSRESAVRYMSALSQTPTHELLGNLANISAEALVESKESNARKVRERQIIVGEGHEQLLGQAGRLVGVEVDPGARVRWKPTLDQRAMRFVELLGTIAGKLGVPKKALWHELPFSDDTIKEWEEMAEEQAAAAPPPPQREQQDQPEGDQRNNLAAV